A stretch of the Aegilops tauschii subsp. strangulata cultivar AL8/78 chromosome 4, Aet v6.0, whole genome shotgun sequence genome encodes the following:
- the LOC141021997 gene encoding uncharacterized protein — protein sequence MLSLSPSIDGARLIVGDFNLIRLPREKNNDRFDAGRASAFNAMINALAWLELPFSDRLYTWSSKRDPPTLARLDRAFFDAAWDSLFPDSTLASRPRTTSDHVPLVVSVSTRIPSAGRFFFENSWLLDPLFLPAVLPSWSRVPSSPCAATRLARQKKCLRSAAKVWKRQHKFIPVFDNNCKFLIDLLDYLEEHRRLSPAEIALRSDARLALAGSVARQAAYWRQRGKCRAVAEGDENTGYFHARASQRRRGNAIRVLAVDGVELVAHNAKEAALRRFYSNLLGRAPAPPGGSTWRPSTPARQWSTVRRWWRLSPGRRSEPLSSR from the coding sequence ATGCTCTCCTTATCGCCTTCCATTGACGGGGCAAGACTGATCGTGGGGGACTTTAATCTCATCCGCTTGCCGCGGGAGAAAAACAACGATCGTTTTGACGCCGGCCGCGCGTCCGCTTTCAACGCCATGATCAACGCTTTGGCATGGCTGGAACTCCCTTTCTCTGATCGGTTGTACACGTGGTCTAGCAAGCGTGATCCCCCTACTCTCGCCCGGCTCGACCGGGCTTTTTTTGACGCAGCCTGGGATTCCCTCTTCCCTGACTCGACGCTTGCTTCTCGCCCCAGAACCACATCCGACCACGTCCCCCTGGTAGTCTCCGTCTCTACCCGCATCCCTTCGGCGGGGCGTTTCTTTTTTGAAAACTCCTGGCTGCTGGACCCCCTGTTCCTCCCTGCGGTTTTGCCATCCTGGTCGCGCGTCCCAAGCTCTCCCTGTGCTGCGACTCGCCTTGCTCGCCAGAAGAAATGTCTCAGGTCTGCGGCCAAGGTTTGGAAACGACAACACAAGTTCATTCCTGTTTTTGATAACAACTGCAAATTCTTGATTGACCTGTTAGATTACCTGGAGGAGCACCGGCGGCTCTCCCCGGCCGAAATTGCGCTGCGGAGTGATGCCCGCCTCGCGTTGGCAGGCTCTGTAGCGCGGCAAGCCGCCTACTGGCGGCAGCGAGGGAAGTGCCGAGCCGTCGCGGAGGGGGACGAGAACACCGGCTACTTCCATGCCCGGGCGTCCCAACGGCGTCGGGGGAATGCCATCCGGGTGCTCGCTGTCGACGGCGTTGAGCTGGTTGCTCACAACGCTAAGGAGGCGGCGCTGCGGCGGTTCTACTCCAACCTGCTGGGCCGGGCCCCCGCACCTCCTGGGGGTTCGACTTGGCGGCCCTCTACGCCGGCGCGCCAATGGTCGACGGTGCGCCGCTGGTGGCGCCTTTCTCCAGGGCGGAGATCCGAGCCGCTGTCTTCGCGCTAG
- the LOC109783806 gene encoding monosaccharide-sensing protein 2-like, translating into MEDLTRPLVRDSEANLHAKLAPSGSGSGLQQACKKLRDLTTVDHAVLVAFVASIGNLLQGWDNASIAGAMFYIKDEFKLDSMPMIEGCIMAMALFGATIITTLSGMLSDKFGRWAMLLTSAVLSFVSAVLVIFWSQHVYMLLFARLIQGFSIGLAVTLVPLYIVETAPPDMRGKLSTFPQLSGSVGMFLSYCMVFWMSMLPKTPSWLVSQGRVDEAKMVLQKLRRKEDVSGEMASLLEGTQVGDTPSIEEYLISTNESMLREKVIGNDEIIKLYGLPEDLHCVAYPLKRTNTEESAIGHSVSRGASFYDPVVNIIGSMHGLPEVAHGIFNELEQQGPIEGDEENQEETKEHELEHNRDDTYDSEHDYLIQPKPTNINDFVVCRKSGHIGGGWQLAWKMSSGYHLDGQMEGGMERVYLHEGGVPSSENLLDAPIDGNFIQATALVNKSVFHKSGHNIGIHSPNKDYRSTKWKDLLEPGVKRALVVGVGIQVLQQFAGINGILYYTPQILEQAGVGVLLSKFGINSSSVSILMSALTTLLMLPFICIAMWLMDRSGRRRILLVTIPILVVSLIVLVTVNIVNLSAELHALLSTMSVGIYFCIFVMGFGPIPNIFCSEIFPNKVRAICLAICSLIFWICDIIVTYTLPVLLRYIGLAGVFGVYAIVCVLAFVFVCLKVPETKNIPIEVIAEFYALGGSDYVKAKTWRSLPVVIDALWGRAPSPWLRTCGTAWARGCRVHGHHHIITYIQPRSYGVTYFLRSEI; encoded by the exons ATGGAAGATTTAACGCGTCCTCTTGTGAGAGATTCGGAGGCTAATCTTCATGCCAAGCTCGCTCCCTCCGGCTCCGGATCTGGACTGCAACAAG CGTGTAAGAAGTTGCGTGATTTGACGACCGTTGATCACGCGGTTCTTGTCGCGTTCGTGGCATCCATCGGCAACCTGCTCCAAGGCTGGGACAATGCGAGCATTGCAG GTGCTATGTTTTACATAAAGGATGAGTTTAAACTAGATAGCATGCCGATGATTGAGGGGTGTATTATGGCCATGGCACTTTTTGGGGCAACAATAATCACAACACTATCTGGAATGCTATCTGATAAATTTGGTAGGTGGGCGATGCTACTTACCTCGGCGGTGTTGTCCTTTGTTAGTGCAGTATTGGTCATATTTTGGTCCCAACATGTGTATATGCTGCTATTCGCGAGGCTTATTCAGGGATTTAGCATTGGTTTGGCAGTTACACTTGTGCCATTATATATAGTTGAGACCGCGCCTCCTGATATGAGAGGAAAATTAAGCACATTTCCCCAGTTAAGTGGTTCAGTTGGTATGTTCTTGTCTTACTGCATGGTGTTTTGGATGTCCATGCTGCCAAAG ACTCCGAGTTGGCTTGTGAGCCAAGGAAGGGTGGATGAAGCCAAGATGGTTTTACAAAAACTACGAAGAAAGGAAGATGTCTCAG GTGAAATGGCAAGTCTTTTGGAGGGTACACAAGTTGGTGACACTCCGTCTATTGAGGAGTACCTAATTAGCACTAATGAAAGTATGTTAAGGGAAAAAGTGATTGGCAATGATGAAATAATAAAATTATATGGACTTCCGGAAGATTTGCATTGTGTTGCCTATCCATTGAAGAGAacaaacacagaagaaagtgccATTGGTCATTCTGTGAGTCGTGGAGCATCGTTCTATGACCCAGTTGTCAACATTATTGGGAGTATGCACGGGCTCCCTGAG GTTGCCCACGGCATATTCAATGAATTAGAACAACAAGGTCCAATTGAAGGGGACGAAGAGAATCAGGAAGAGACCAAAGAGCATGAGCTAGAACACAACCGAGATGATACCTATGATAGCGAGCATGATTATCTTATTCAACCCAAACCTACGAATATAAATGATTTTGTTGTATGTCGCAAAAGCGGCCATATTGGTGGAGGTTGGCAATTGGCTTGGAAAATGTCATCAGGATATCATTTGGATGGGCAAATGGAAGGTGGCATGGAACGGGTATATTTGCATGAAGGAGGTGTACCAAGTTCTGAGAACCTACTAGATGCTCCAATAGACGGGAATTTCATTCAAGCGACTGCTTTGGTCAACAAATCGGTTTTTCATAAGTCTGGACACAATATTGGTATTCATTCACCTAATAAAGATTATAGAAGTACAAAATGGAAGGATCTGTTAGAACCTGGTGTAAAACGTGCATTGGTCGTGGGTGTTGGAATACAAGTACTTCAACAG TTTGCTGGCATCAATGGCATTCTTTATTACACTCCACAAATACTTGAGCAAGCTGGTGTTGGGGTTCTTCTCTCAAAGTTTGGCATCAACTCTTCTTCAGTGTCGATTCTTATGAGCGCTCTCACAACTTTATTGATGCTTCCTTTTATTTGCATAGCCATGTGGCTTATGGACCGCTCTGGAAGAAG AAGGATACTACTTGTGACAATACCCATCTTGGTTGTGTCCCTCATTGTTTTGGTAACTGTCAACATTGTGAATCTGAGTGCTGAACTACACGCACTGCTCTCAACAATGAGTGTTGGAATCTATTTCTGCATATTTGTCATGGGTTTTGGTCCAATACCAAATATATTCTGCTCGGAGATTTTCCCCAACAAAGTTCGTGCTATTTGCTTGGCCATATGTAGCCTTATCTTTTGGATTTGTGACATCATTGTGACATATACCCTCCCTGTATTGTTGAGGTATATAGGTCTTGCGGGTGTTTTTGGAGTTTATGCCATTGTTTGTGTGCTGGCTTTTGTTTTCGTTTGTTTAAAGGTCCCGGAAACAAAGAATATACCTATTGAGGTCATAGCAGAGTTCTATGCACTTGGCGGGTCAG ACTATGTCAAGGCTAAAACTTGGAGATCCCTGCCCGTCGTCATCGATGCTTTGTGGGGGAGGGCGCCTTCTCCATGGCTCCGCACCTGCGGCACTGCTTGGGCTCGGGGGTGCCGTGTCCACGGCCATCACCACATCATCACCTATATACAACCTCGCAGCTATGGAGTGACGTACTTCCTCCGTTCTGAAATATAA